One Terriglobia bacterium DNA segment encodes these proteins:
- a CDS encoding PIG-L family deacetylase, translating to MKFRLLSLCIGLALVLAAGSSSGTVVVIAPHPDDAEASCGGLIANTVAAGEDVVILAMTGGELAVYRKTGEEARAVRAEESRSAAALLGAKVEFFGAVDGSLAADAANAENLVKVLLPLTPATVVAPWPLDVHPDHQASGILAWRAFQDTRVAFDLYFYETANGPHTTSFRFVPTDYVDITETLAKKQAATYRHASQNPAEWFDMYVALARVRGYEADVAYAEGYVKARNSSGMGGRSGATGKTLPASRSASGALPAPQDWAGLDRYRGEDERLGPPRRGEERIVFFGDSITEGWKRVVPAFFEGQPYVDRGIGGQTTPQMLVRFHQDVIELEPKVVVMLAGTNDVAGNTGPSTPEMTLANLASMAELARAHGIRVVLASVLPALDFPWRPGLEPAPKIVALNALIKAFAARTGAVYLDYYSAMADERGGMRRELSDDGVHPNLAGYAVMAPLAEAAVKKALASRQ from the coding sequence GTGAAATTCAGGCTCCTGTCGTTGTGCATCGGCCTCGCGCTCGTCCTGGCGGCCGGATCGTCGTCCGGAACCGTCGTCGTCATCGCCCCGCACCCCGACGACGCGGAAGCATCGTGCGGAGGCCTGATCGCCAACACCGTTGCGGCGGGCGAGGATGTCGTCATCCTCGCCATGACCGGCGGCGAGCTGGCGGTCTACCGGAAGACCGGGGAGGAGGCGCGCGCGGTCCGCGCCGAGGAGTCCCGCAGCGCAGCCGCGCTCCTCGGGGCGAAGGTGGAGTTTTTCGGCGCGGTTGACGGCTCGCTGGCGGCCGACGCGGCGAACGCCGAGAACCTGGTCAAGGTGCTCCTGCCGCTAACGCCGGCCACCGTCGTCGCGCCGTGGCCGCTCGACGTGCACCCCGACCACCAGGCGTCCGGCATCCTCGCCTGGCGCGCGTTCCAGGACACCCGCGTCGCCTTCGACCTCTACTTCTACGAGACGGCGAACGGCCCGCACACGACCTCGTTCCGGTTCGTCCCCACCGACTATGTGGACATCACCGAAACCCTGGCGAAGAAGCAGGCGGCCACGTACCGGCACGCCTCGCAGAACCCGGCGGAGTGGTTCGACATGTACGTCGCTCTGGCGCGCGTCCGCGGGTACGAGGCGGACGTCGCCTACGCCGAGGGATACGTCAAAGCGCGCAACTCGTCCGGCATGGGCGGGCGCTCGGGCGCGACCGGGAAGACCCTCCCCGCCAGCCGCTCCGCGTCGGGCGCTCTGCCGGCGCCGCAGGACTGGGCCGGCCTCGACCGGTATCGTGGCGAAGACGAACGGCTCGGGCCTCCGCGCCGCGGCGAGGAGCGCATCGTCTTCTTCGGCGACTCGATCACCGAGGGGTGGAAGCGCGTCGTCCCCGCATTCTTCGAGGGACAGCCATACGTCGACCGCGGCATCGGCGGCCAGACGACCCCGCAGATGCTGGTGCGCTTCCACCAGGACGTGATCGAGCTCGAGCCGAAGGTCGTCGTGATGCTGGCGGGGACGAACGACGTTGCCGGCAACACCGGGCCGTCCACTCCGGAGATGACGCTGGCCAACCTGGCCTCGATGGCCGAGCTCGCGCGTGCGCACGGGATCAGGGTCGTCCTCGCGTCGGTCCTGCCGGCGCTCGACTTCCCTTGGCGCCCCGGCCTCGAGCCGGCGCCGAAGATCGTCGCGCTCAACGCCCTCATCAAGGCCTTCGCCGCGCGAACCGGCGCCGTCTACCTCGACTACTACAGCGCGATGGCCGACGAACGCGGGGGCATGAGGCGCGAGCTGAGCGACGACGGCGTGCATCCCAACCTGGCGGGGTACGCTGTCATGGCCCCCCTCGCCGAGGCCGCCGTCAAGAAAGCCCTGGCCTCTCGGCAGTAG